One window of the Zea mays cultivar B73 chromosome 3, Zm-B73-REFERENCE-NAM-5.0, whole genome shotgun sequence genome contains the following:
- the LOC100283973 gene encoding antiporter/ drug transporter/ transporter (The RefSeq protein has 1 substitution compared to this genomic sequence) produces the protein MASTATTRRRPRRGSKGPNADLSRTLTDCTRRGDAAAAMAAFDAAVDADADAVPRLSAHQYNQLLHLLAATDRSSFPSPPAAAARRVFAHMLQAAAPPSEATITSLARVIAADPASAADEAFELVATMKDKYGLSPRLRSYGPVLAAFRRAGEAAKAYAVEAHMTASGVSPEEPELAALLDVSSRAGDADKVYEYMHKLRQAVHCVSEETAGVVEAWFRSDEAATAGKPQWDAAQVKDAIVANGGGCHRLGWLGTGPWTVQRVRVGDADQCGGCRFHLACIDIDMEETQRFADSVAGLALERETKTNFSRFQEWLEANKDYQAIVDGANIALYQQNFAEGGFSLTQLDGVITELRDRYHGKWPLVILHNKRISKLMENSSNRHLIETWRTNGALYTSPSGSNDDWYWLYAAIKLNCLLVTNDEMRDHIFELLGPSFFPKWKQRHRVKYTFNKGKTVLVMPPPYSSELQESEMGSWHIPIEEKSGNERGRIWLCIGRGGSCKEHGEVPSTNGAVHKVPQTEASNVVQQGLTENKDESITGKRKDRD, from the exons ATGGCTTCCACGGCGACCACGCGCCGCCGGCCGCGGCGGGGTTCCAAGGGCCCCAACGCCGACCTCTCGCGCACCCTAACCGACTGCACCCGCCGCGGGGAcgcggccgccgccatggccgcttTCGACGCCGCCGTCGACGCTGACGCCGACGCCGTTCCCCGCCTCTCCGCTCACCAGTACAACCAACTCCTCCACCTCCTCGCCGCCACCGACCGCTCCTCCTTCCCCAgcccccccgccgccgccgcgcgccgtgTCTTCGCCCACATGCTCCAGGCCGCGGCGCCGCCCTCCGAGGCCACCATAACCTCCCTCGCGCGCGTCATCGCCGCCGACCCGGCGTCGGCCGCCGATGAGGCGTTCGAGCTCGTGGCCACAATGAAGGACAAGTACGGCCTCTCCCCGCGCCTCCGCTCCTACGGCCCCGTCCTCGCGGCGTTCCGGCGTGCCGGGGAGGCCGCTAAGGCCTACGCTGTCGAGGCGCACATGACGGCCTCCGGCGTCTCGCCTGAGGAGCCCGAGCTTGCCGCGCTGCTGGATGTCAGCTCCAGAGCCGGGGATGCGGACAAGGTGTATGAGTATATGCATAAGCTGAGGCAAGCCGTCCACTGTGTCAGCGAGGAGACTGCCGGAGTTGTGGAGGCCTGGTTCAGGAGCGACGAGGCGGCAACTGCCGGCAAGCCTCAATGGGATGCCGCTCAGGTGAAGGACGCCATTGTGGCGAACGGTGGTGGCTGCCACCGCCTTGGGTGGCTTGGAACCGGCCCTTGGACGGTGCAGCGGGTAAGAGTTGGGGATGCTGATCAGTGTGGGGGATGTAGATTCCATCTCGCTTGCATTGACATTGACATGGAGGAGACACAGAGGTTTGCTGATTCCGTTGCTGGTTTGGCCCTCGAGAGGGAGACAAAAACAAATTTCAGCCGATTTCAG GAGTGGTTGGAAGCAAATAAAGACTACCAAGCTATAGTCGATGGTGCGAATATTGCACTATATCAACAAAATTTTGCGGAGGGCGGTTTCAGTTTGACCCAG CTGGATGGCGTTATAACAGAGCTTCGGGATAGATATCATGGAAAATGGCCACTTGTCATACTACACAATAAGCGAATTTCCAAGCTTATGGAAAATTCGTCTAATAGGCATTTGATTGAGACCTGGAGAACAAATGGGGCTTTGTATACTTCACCAAGTGGGTCAAATGATGACTG GTATTGGCTATATGCAGCGATCAAACTAAATTGTTTGCTTGTGACTAATGATGAAATGAGAGATCACATATTCGAGCTTCTAGGGCCGTCTTTTTTTCCAAAGTGGAAGCAACGCCATCGG GTAAagtacacctttaataaaggaaaaGCGGTGCTTGTGATGCCACCCCCTTACTCTTCAGAACTTCAA GAGTCGGAGATGGGATCTTGGCACATTCCAATTGAAGAGAAGTCTGGGAATGAGAGAGGCAGGATTTGGCTTTGTATTGGCAGGGGAGGTTCCTGCAAAGAACATGGCGAAGTTCCTTCGACTAATGGAGCTGTCCACAAAGTTCCTCAAACTGAGGCATCTAACGTGGTGCAGCAGGGGCTGACAGAAAATAAGGATGAATCGATAACTGGTAAAAGAAAGGATAGAGATTGA
- the LOC103650695 gene encoding probable aspartyl aminopeptidase isoform X2, translating to MALLRLHLPRPLLSSRRSPALPSALSASATSCLWRGRLPASRLLCSSHPALAPDASSAAPPSIVAGLLDYLNESWTQFHATAEAKRQLLDAGFKLLSESDDWDLQPGGRYFFTRNMSCLVAFAIGENTVNTDGFKPNLETHLVPLLATKHEDTPTNSDEKSSNSTKVTHHPLLLQILSEEIGCDPDEIIGMELNVCDTQPSCLGGGNNEFIYSGRLDNLASCYCALRSLMDSSKMAEQLSNEKAIRMVAMFDNEEVGSDSMQGAGAPTMFQAMRRIIDSLMHQSMGEGALERAIHSSFLVSADMAHALHPNYAEKHEECHRPELQKGLVIKHNANQRYATSAVTAFLFKEIARIHNLPVQEFVVRNDMGCGSTIGPILASGVGIRTVDCGIPQLSMHSVREMCGKEDVDTTYRHFKAFFEMFSDIDRKLNVDF from the exons ATGGCTctgctccgcctccacctcccgaGGCCTCTGCTTTCCTCCCGCCGCAGCCCTGCCCTCCCTTCAGCTCTCTCCGCCTCCGCAACGTCGTGCTTGTGGCGCGGTCGTCTTCCCGCCTCGCGGCTTCTCTGCTCCAGTCACCCCGCCTTGGCCCCCGACGCTTCCTCCGCCGCCCCGCCCTCCATCGTCGCCGGCCTCCTCGACTACCTCAACGAATCATGGACGCAGTTCCACGCCACAG CTGAGGCCAAGAGGCAGCTGCTCGACGCGGGCTTCAAGCTCCTCAGCGAGAGTGATGACTGGGACCTGCAGCCCGGCGGCCGCTACTTCTTCACGCGCAACATGTCCTGCTTGGTCGCCTTTGCCATCGGGGAAAA CACAGTGAATACTGATGGGTTCAAGCCTAACCTAGAGACTCATCTTGTTCCACTTCTTGCCACAAAACATGAAGACACACCTACAAATTCTGATGaaaaaagctctaactctacaaAAGTCACCCACCATCCACTACTTTTGCAG ATTCTCTCAGAGGAAATCGGATGTGACCCAGATGAAATAATTGGTATGGAGTTGAACGTATGTGATACCCAGCCTAGCTGCCTTGGTGGGGGAAACAATGAGTTCATCTATTCTGGAAGACTGGATAATCTTGCTTCATGTTATTGCGCTCTCAGATCTCTCATGGACTCTTCCAAGATGGCAGAACAATTATCCAATGAGAAGGCCATAAGAATGGTTGCTATGTTCGATAATGAGGAG GTGGGTTCAGATTCAATGCAAGGGGCTGGTGCACCAACCATGTTCCAGGCTATGAGACGAATCATCGATTCCTTGATGCATCAGTCGATGGGGGAGGGAGCTTTGGAACGTGCAATACATTCTTCATTCCTTG TTTCGGCGGACATGGCTCATGCTCTGCACCCGAACTATGCCGAAAAGCATGAAGAGTGCCACAGACCAGAACTACAGAAGGGACTTGTCATCAAGCACAATGCTAACCAACGTTATGCCACAAGTGCTGTTACAGCTTTCCTCTTCAAAGAAATAGCAAGGATTCATAATCTTCCCGTTCAG GAATTTGTTGTGAGGAATGATATGGGATGTGGCTCCACTATTGGACCCATACTTGCTTCTGGTGTTGGCATACGGACTGTAGACTGTGGTATCCCTCAGCTTTCGATGCACAG TGTACGAGAAATGTGTGGTAAAGAAGATGTGGACACAACATACAGACACTTCAAAGCTTTTTTCGAGATGTTTTCTGATATCGATAGGAAGTTAAATGTAGATTTTTAA
- the LOC103650695 gene encoding probable aspartyl aminopeptidase isoform X1 — MALLRLHLPRPLLSSRRSPALPSALSASATSCLWRGRLPASRLLCSSHPALAPDASSAAPPSIVAGLLDYLNESWTQFHATAEAKRQLLDAGFKLLSESDDWDLQPGGRYFFTRNMSCLVAFAIGEKYRVGNGFNIIAAHTDSPCLKLKPRSATIKSGHQMVNVQTYGSGLWHTWFDRDLTLAGRLILKATDGSFKHELVKLTRPLIRVPTLAIHLNRTVNTDGFKPNLETHLVPLLATKHEDTPTNSDEKSSNSTKVTHHPLLLQILSEEIGCDPDEIIGMELNVCDTQPSCLGGGNNEFIYSGRLDNLASCYCALRSLMDSSKMAEQLSNEKAIRMVAMFDNEEVGSDSMQGAGAPTMFQAMRRIIDSLMHQSMGEGALERAIHSSFLVSADMAHALHPNYAEKHEECHRPELQKGLVIKHNANQRYATSAVTAFLFKEIARIHNLPVQEFVVRNDMGCGSTIGPILASGVGIRTVDCGIPQLSMHSVREMCGKEDVDTTYRHFKAFFEMFSDIDRKLNVDF, encoded by the exons ATGGCTctgctccgcctccacctcccgaGGCCTCTGCTTTCCTCCCGCCGCAGCCCTGCCCTCCCTTCAGCTCTCTCCGCCTCCGCAACGTCGTGCTTGTGGCGCGGTCGTCTTCCCGCCTCGCGGCTTCTCTGCTCCAGTCACCCCGCCTTGGCCCCCGACGCTTCCTCCGCCGCCCCGCCCTCCATCGTCGCCGGCCTCCTCGACTACCTCAACGAATCATGGACGCAGTTCCACGCCACAG CTGAGGCCAAGAGGCAGCTGCTCGACGCGGGCTTCAAGCTCCTCAGCGAGAGTGATGACTGGGACCTGCAGCCCGGCGGCCGCTACTTCTTCACGCGCAACATGTCCTGCTTGGTCGCCTTTGCCATCGGGGAAAA GTACAGAGTTGGGAACGGATTCAACATAATTGCAGCCCACACTGATAGCCCCTGTCTCAAGCTCAAACCCAGGTCTGCCACTATCAAATCTGGCCACCAGATGGTCAATGTGCAGACGTATGGAAGTGGGCTGTGGCATACATGGTTCGATAGAGATCTAACTTTGGCTGGGAGACTCATCCTCAAGGCTACAGATGGTTCCTTTAAGCATGAGCTTGTCAAACTCACCAGGCCATTGATACGTGTACCGACACTGGCTATCCATCTTAACCG CACAGTGAATACTGATGGGTTCAAGCCTAACCTAGAGACTCATCTTGTTCCACTTCTTGCCACAAAACATGAAGACACACCTACAAATTCTGATGaaaaaagctctaactctacaaAAGTCACCCACCATCCACTACTTTTGCAG ATTCTCTCAGAGGAAATCGGATGTGACCCAGATGAAATAATTGGTATGGAGTTGAACGTATGTGATACCCAGCCTAGCTGCCTTGGTGGGGGAAACAATGAGTTCATCTATTCTGGAAGACTGGATAATCTTGCTTCATGTTATTGCGCTCTCAGATCTCTCATGGACTCTTCCAAGATGGCAGAACAATTATCCAATGAGAAGGCCATAAGAATGGTTGCTATGTTCGATAATGAGGAG GTGGGTTCAGATTCAATGCAAGGGGCTGGTGCACCAACCATGTTCCAGGCTATGAGACGAATCATCGATTCCTTGATGCATCAGTCGATGGGGGAGGGAGCTTTGGAACGTGCAATACATTCTTCATTCCTTG TTTCGGCGGACATGGCTCATGCTCTGCACCCGAACTATGCCGAAAAGCATGAAGAGTGCCACAGACCAGAACTACAGAAGGGACTTGTCATCAAGCACAATGCTAACCAACGTTATGCCACAAGTGCTGTTACAGCTTTCCTCTTCAAAGAAATAGCAAGGATTCATAATCTTCCCGTTCAG GAATTTGTTGTGAGGAATGATATGGGATGTGGCTCCACTATTGGACCCATACTTGCTTCTGGTGTTGGCATACGGACTGTAGACTGTGGTATCCCTCAGCTTTCGATGCACAG TGTACGAGAAATGTGTGGTAAAGAAGATGTGGACACAACATACAGACACTTCAAAGCTTTTTTCGAGATGTTTTCTGATATCGATAGGAAGTTAAATGTAGATTTTTAA